In a genomic window of Equus przewalskii isolate Varuska chromosome 4, EquPr2, whole genome shotgun sequence:
- the TAS2R39 gene encoding taste receptor type 2 member 39 → MMKTCGSPENKLSPFWITLVFTIIGAECIIGIFANGFIVAINAAEWIQNKAVSTSGRILLFLSVSRIALQSFLMLELTFSSTSPSFYNEDVVYDTFKVSFMFLNYCSLWFAAWLSFFYFVKIADFSYPVFLKLKWRISGLMPWLLWLSMLISLGNSVVFFKDIYTVYSNNSFPIPSSNSTEKKYFTETNVFNLVLFYYLGILIPLIMFILAATLLIISLKRHTLHMESNATGFRDPSMEAHMGAIKATSYFLILYVFNAIALFLYMSNIFDINSSWNISCKIIMAAYPAGHSILLIQDNPGLRRALKRLQARVHLYLKD, encoded by the coding sequence ATGATGAAAACCTGCGGTTCCCCAGAAAATAAATTGTCACCTTTTTGGATCACCTTAGTTTTCACAATTATAGGCGCTGAATGCATCATTGGTATCTTTGCAAATGGATTCATCGTGGCTATAAATGCAGCTGAATGGATTCAGAATAAGGCAGTTTCCACAAGTGGCAGGATCCTGCTTTTCCTGAGCGTATCCCGAATAGCTCTCCAAAGCTTCCTGATGCTAGAACTTACCTTCAGCTCAACATCCCCAAGTTTTTATAATGAAGATGTTGTATATGACACATTCAAAGTAAGTTTCATGTTCTTAAATTATTGTAGCCTCTGGTTTGCTGCCTGGCTCAGTTTCTTCTACTTTGTGAAGATTGCTGATTTCTCCTACCCCGTTTTCCTCAAGCTGAAGTGGAGAATTTCTGGATTGATGCCCTGGCTTTTATGGCTATCAATGCTTATTTCCTTGGGCAACAGTGTGGTCTTCTTCAAAGACATCTACACCGTGTATTCTAACAATTCTTTTCCTATCCCCTCCTCCAACTCCACTGAGAAAAAATACTTCACTGAGACAAATGTGTTCAATCTGGTTCTTTTCTATTACCTGGGGATCCTCATTCCTCTGATCATGTTCATCCTTGCAGCCACCCTGCTGATCATCTCTCTCAAGAGACACACCCTACACATGGAGAGTAATGCCACTGGCTTCAGGGACCCCAGCATGGAGGCTCACATGGGGGCCATCAAAGCTACCAGCTACTTTCTCATTCTCTACGTTTTCAATGCAATTGCTCTGTTTCTCTATATGTCCAACATCTTTGACATCAACAGTTCCTGGAACATTTCGTGCAAAATCATCATGGCGGCCTACCCTGCTGGTCACTCCATTCTACTGATTCAGGACAACCCTGGGTTGAGAAGAGCCTTGAAGAGGCTTCAGGCTCGAGTTCATCTTTACCTAAAAGACTAG